Genomic DNA from Pseudomonadota bacterium:
CGCCGACCACGGCGTACGGGTGGTGTGCGCGGGGCGCACCGATACCGGGGTGCACGCCCTTTCCCAGGCGATCCACTTCGATAGCGAGGCGATGCGGGACGAGCGTGCCTGGGTGTTCGGCGGCAACACCTACCTCCCGAGCGACGTGAGTATCTTGTGGGCCCGGCCGGTGCGAGATGACTTTCATGCCCGCTACTCCGCCACCGCTCGTGTCTATCGCTACGTGATCCTGAATCGCTCGGCGCGGCCGGGTCTCTTCGCTTCCCGAGTCACCTGGGAATACCGGCCGCTCTGCGAGACACTCATGCGCGAGGCGGCGTGCTACTTACTCGGCGAGCACGACTTCTCCGCCTTCCGTGCCCAGGGCTGCCAGGCCGGACATGCCGTTCGCACCATCCACCGGCTGGAAGTGGATCGTGAGGAGGATCGGGTCTCGATCGAAATCGAGGCCAACGCCTATCTCTACCACATGGTGCGCAACATCGCTGGCGTGCTCATGGCCATCGGACGGGGCATCGCTGCCCCGGTGTGGGCGCATCAGGTCCTAGAGGCACGCCGGCGGGCGCAAGGCGGGGTCACCGCACCCGCGTCGGGCCTCTACTTGACG
This window encodes:
- the truA gene encoding tRNA pseudouridine(38-40) synthase TruA is translated as MRVALGLEYDGSGFRGWQIQRGARSVQSCVEAALSRVADHGVRVVCAGRTDTGVHALSQAIHFDSEAMRDERAWVFGGNTYLPSDVSILWARPVRDDFHARYSATARVYRYVILNRSARPGLFASRVTWEYRPLCETLMREAACYLLGEHDFSAFRAQGCQAGHAVRTIHRLEVDREEDRVSIEIEANAYLYHMVRNIAGVLMAIGRGIAAPVWAHQVLEARRRAQGGVTAPASGLYLTAVRYPAAYGIPGQDAVVPGFSRQNLSSKSRGRVRRHPVVTA